From Pseudoalteromonas rubra, one genomic window encodes:
- a CDS encoding response regulator transcription factor, translating into MAHILIVEDDMDIAQGIAEFLEPKGHELDFAYTGKQALVLLEQNRYQLILLDINLPFVNGYDVCRQLSDNTLGQHLTKIPVIMMSSRSHEQDILQGFASGAWDYLKKPFSFAELTARIDVGLMKSMPPTTLSDVITFEDVTLDPATLLLTYQNKSLQLHNIGYEILKLLLDHAPNVVKTQTIHAHLWPDETPDSDPLRAHIYKLRKQLKAHFDQDFIETIKGVGYKFTLASNHVI; encoded by the coding sequence ATGGCACACATTCTGATAGTTGAAGATGATATGGATATTGCACAAGGCATTGCTGAGTTCTTAGAGCCCAAAGGACACGAACTCGACTTTGCCTACACCGGCAAACAAGCCCTCGTCCTATTGGAGCAAAACCGTTATCAACTCATTTTGTTAGATATCAACTTACCATTTGTGAATGGTTACGATGTCTGCCGTCAGTTGTCAGACAACACACTGGGCCAGCACCTGACTAAAATCCCTGTGATCATGATGTCTTCTCGTAGCCACGAGCAAGACATCCTGCAAGGCTTTGCCAGCGGTGCCTGGGATTACCTGAAAAAACCCTTCTCATTTGCCGAGCTGACCGCACGGATCGATGTTGGGTTAATGAAATCAATGCCACCAACCACGTTATCAGATGTCATTACATTTGAAGACGTGACGCTAGATCCTGCGACATTACTGCTCACCTACCAAAACAAAAGCTTGCAACTGCATAATATCGGTTATGAGATATTAAAGTTACTCCTTGATCATGCCCCAAATGTGGTAAAAACACAGACGATCCATGCCCACTTATGGCCCGATGAAACACCAGACAGCGATCCGCTCAGGGCACATATCTACAAACTGAGAAAACAACTCAAAGCCCACTTTGATCAAGATTTTATCGAGACGATCAAAGGAGTGGGATACAAATTTACCCTGGCCAGTAACCATGTTATTTAA
- a CDS encoding sensor histidine kinase, protein MLFKSTSQPTLLSRVRQHSLWLALTLFLLFSGMTLFIVFALEDAVFKDQLKQAYHAIQQGGSLPANMTLVTQTETFTLSDSEQLKYFEFDAHFGEFNRGEQHFHFMKTDLGVLLLNSSELGIISRAIDDILVILLLMLLPTLLLTYWFSNKLSEKALRPFSKIHHAIAAEHLYINEVKAVLSDIEEQDIQVIAKKLVDALEQKTQLLQQQIAFNQGMAHEIRTPLQVMSHSMELIGASAPEIASLKSYHRLDKAIARMHRISSALLWLTSDAKEQHTIQVRHVLDTVLSESQALITLHQIDVRINEPDPPKTLSLPVPEVVLELVILNLLTNVIHHCQTSEADKYWQISISPSQIQFCNPTLQAPDETSAHDNFGLGLQLVIALMDKFNVGCEARQTNQTFSVSLRVKKPLLQSTGK, encoded by the coding sequence ATGTTATTTAAATCTACAAGTCAGCCCACTTTACTCTCACGTGTCAGGCAACACAGCTTATGGCTTGCATTAACGCTGTTTTTGCTTTTTTCGGGTATGACCTTGTTTATTGTCTTTGCTCTGGAAGATGCCGTTTTTAAAGATCAACTGAAGCAAGCCTATCACGCGATCCAGCAAGGTGGATCATTACCCGCTAACATGACCTTAGTCACGCAGACCGAGACCTTTACTCTGTCTGACAGCGAGCAGCTTAAATACTTTGAGTTTGACGCGCACTTTGGAGAGTTTAACCGGGGTGAGCAGCATTTTCATTTTATGAAAACCGATCTTGGAGTCCTGCTTCTCAATAGTTCAGAGTTGGGGATCATATCCCGCGCCATCGATGATATTTTGGTAATATTATTATTGATGTTGCTGCCCACATTACTGCTGACCTACTGGTTTTCTAATAAGCTCTCAGAAAAAGCGCTGCGGCCATTTAGCAAAATCCACCATGCCATTGCTGCAGAGCACTTGTACATCAATGAGGTCAAAGCCGTACTGAGCGACATTGAAGAACAAGATATTCAAGTCATTGCAAAAAAATTAGTGGATGCACTGGAACAAAAAACACAACTGTTGCAGCAGCAAATTGCATTTAACCAGGGTATGGCCCATGAGATAAGAACGCCCTTGCAAGTGATGTCACACTCGATGGAACTGATCGGTGCCTCAGCACCCGAGATAGCCTCACTAAAGTCATATCATCGTCTAGACAAGGCCATTGCGAGAATGCACCGGATCAGCAGTGCATTGCTGTGGCTTACATCGGATGCTAAGGAGCAACATACCATTCAAGTCCGCCATGTACTCGACACCGTATTATCGGAGTCTCAGGCACTGATAACCCTTCACCAAATTGATGTGCGGATCAATGAACCGGACCCACCCAAGACACTCTCACTGCCTGTTCCCGAAGTCGTTTTAGAACTGGTTATATTGAACTTATTAACCAATGTGATCCATCATTGCCAAACATCAGAGGCCGATAAATACTGGCAGATTAGCATCAGTCCATCCCAGATCCAATTCTGCAATCCCACGCTGCAAGCGCCGGATGAGACATCGGCTCATGACAACTTTGGTCTGGGACTGCAGTTAGTGATCGCATTAATGGATAAATTTAATGTGGGCTGTGAAGCCCGACAAACCAACCAGACGTTTAGCGTTTCACTGAGAGTTAAGAAACCATTGCTGCAGAGCACAGGCAAGTAA
- a CDS encoding metallophosphoesterase codes for MAWFEQRHQFYGAELRLAHITDSHLFGTPEGCYFEVNTATHFSRVLNALAEEQLDGVVFGGDLTQDHSAASYALFAELVAQSALECPLFWVPGNHDDLTLLAQISEGQISAAKYLQCEQGDIVLLNSKGPTPAGWCEAAHLSELQQLLSEGAHAVLAFCHHHPVPIDGYLDKHMLENGPQLLNTLIDSQRVEALIHGHVHNAYTQSFRTLPVYATPATSIQFAKHTRDWQQHNTGPAYRLIHWTAQGVHTEVKWLEN; via the coding sequence ATGGCCTGGTTTGAACAACGCCATCAGTTTTATGGGGCAGAGTTACGTCTGGCACACATTACAGACAGCCATCTGTTTGGCACCCCCGAAGGATGCTATTTTGAGGTTAATACGGCGACACACTTCAGCAGAGTGCTCAATGCACTGGCTGAGGAGCAACTGGATGGGGTGGTATTTGGCGGTGACTTAACTCAGGACCACAGTGCGGCCTCGTATGCATTGTTCGCTGAGCTGGTGGCGCAATCGGCGTTGGAGTGTCCATTGTTTTGGGTGCCGGGCAATCATGATGACTTGACTTTGCTGGCACAGATCAGTGAAGGGCAGATCAGTGCTGCCAAGTATTTACAATGCGAGCAGGGTGATATCGTGTTGCTCAACAGCAAGGGACCGACGCCGGCAGGCTGGTGTGAGGCTGCACATCTGAGTGAGTTGCAGCAGTTATTAAGCGAAGGTGCTCACGCCGTTTTGGCCTTTTGTCATCATCATCCTGTTCCGATTGATGGGTATCTTGATAAGCATATGTTGGAAAACGGGCCCCAGTTGCTTAATACGCTGATCGACAGTCAACGTGTTGAAGCGCTTATCCATGGTCATGTCCATAACGCGTATACCCAGTCGTTTCGCACTTTACCTGTCTATGCCACGCCGGCGACTTCGATCCAGTTTGCCAAGCATACGCGTGACTGGCAGCAGCACAACACAGGCCCAGCCTACCGCCTTATTCATTGGACAGCACAGGGGGTGCATACTGAGGTCAAATGGCTCGAAAATTAA
- a CDS encoding radical SAM/SPASM domain-containing protein, with product MTDLTHRSDIRINAAYRQTYAVWEITLKCNLACNHCGSRAGNARVDELSTSEALDLVAQMAELGIKEVTLIGGEAFMRPDWLEIAAEITKKGMKATMTTGGYGISLGTAKRMKEAGIAAVSLSIDGMERSHDLLRGKQGAWQKCFETIAHLREAGIPVGCNSQVNRESIAELPTLYEALLTAGISAWQLALTVPMGNAVENAHILLQPYELLDVFPLLAYLSKRGNREGMRVHMGNNIGYFGPYERLLREPIASDPKWAFSRGCSAGQNAIGIEADGSIKGCPSLPSEAYTGGNIRERTLQDIYQNSPELRINDVTTPEDATRHLWGECANCEFAAVCRAGCHWTAHVFFGKRGNNPYCHHRALKKAALNQRERFYIQQAAPGKSFDHGVFAIHDELCVMNADSDEFQIDKMAIPARWQDEGLDLVTLIREEKVSAINNYRALLG from the coding sequence ATGACTGATTTAACGCACAGATCTGATATCCGAATCAATGCGGCATACAGACAAACTTATGCGGTTTGGGAAATTACATTGAAATGTAACCTGGCTTGTAACCATTGCGGTTCCAGGGCGGGCAATGCCCGAGTCGATGAGTTATCCACCAGTGAAGCACTGGATTTAGTCGCGCAGATGGCTGAACTGGGCATTAAAGAAGTCACCCTAATCGGCGGCGAAGCATTTATGCGTCCCGACTGGTTGGAGATCGCAGCAGAGATCACCAAAAAAGGCATGAAAGCGACCATGACAACGGGCGGCTACGGGATTTCTCTCGGCACAGCTAAACGGATGAAGGAAGCAGGTATTGCGGCGGTCTCTTTATCCATTGACGGGATGGAGCGCAGCCACGACCTGCTCAGAGGAAAACAAGGCGCCTGGCAGAAGTGTTTTGAAACCATTGCGCACCTGCGCGAAGCAGGGATCCCGGTAGGCTGTAACTCACAGGTCAATCGCGAATCAATTGCAGAACTCCCCACTTTGTACGAAGCGCTGCTTACAGCCGGAATATCAGCCTGGCAATTGGCCCTGACGGTGCCCATGGGCAACGCTGTTGAAAATGCCCATATTTTACTCCAGCCATATGAATTACTCGATGTCTTCCCGCTGCTGGCATACCTGTCAAAACGCGGCAACCGTGAAGGGATGCGGGTACACATGGGGAATAATATTGGCTACTTTGGGCCCTACGAAAGGTTACTCAGAGAGCCCATTGCATCCGACCCCAAATGGGCGTTCTCACGGGGTTGCAGTGCAGGTCAAAACGCCATCGGCATAGAAGCTGACGGCAGTATCAAAGGCTGTCCCTCATTACCGAGCGAGGCCTATACCGGCGGCAACATTCGCGAACGTACATTACAAGATATCTATCAAAATAGCCCTGAGCTACGCATCAATGACGTCACCACCCCTGAAGATGCCACCCGGCATTTGTGGGGCGAATGCGCGAACTGCGAATTTGCAGCAGTTTGCCGTGCTGGCTGTCACTGGACTGCACATGTGTTTTTTGGCAAGCGAGGCAATAACCCCTATTGTCATCACAGAGCACTTAAAAAAGCGGCATTAAATCAAAGAGAAAGGTTTTATATTCAACAAGCAGCGCCGGGCAAATCGTTTGACCATGGTGTTTTTGCGATACACGACGAGCTCTGTGTGATGAATGCAGACTCTGACGAATTCCAAATTGATAAGATGGCGATCCCTGCGCGCTGGCAGGACGAGGGGCTGGACCTGGTAACCCTGATCCGTGAAGAAAAGGTTAGTGCCATCAATAACTACCGTGCATTGCTTGGATAA
- the parC gene encoding DNA topoisomerase IV subunit A, with protein MTDPQTLSLQGIEQLAMGRFTEDAYLNYSMYVIMDRALPHIGDGLKPVQRRIVYAMSELGLSAAAKYKKSARTVGDVLGKYHPHGDSACYEAMVLMAQPFSYRYPLIDGQGNWGAADDPKSFAAMRYTEARLSKFSEVLLKELGQGTVDWIPNFDGTMNEPMVLPARLPHILLNGVTGIAVGMATDIPPHNVRELAEACCTLLDKPKTTLEEVLEMVQAPDYPTEAEIITPKAEIQKIYTTGRGSIKMRAVYEEDQGEVVITALPHQVSGGKVLEQIAAQMTAKKLPMVADLRDESDHENPTRIVVVPRSNRVKVEPLMAHLFATTDLEKNYRVNLNMIGLDGRPQVKDLRTILAEWLVFRRDTVRRRLQHRLDKVLARLHILEGLMIAFLNIDEVIEIIRTEDKPKEELMNRFGLSDKQAEAILDLKLRHLAKLEEMKIRGEQDELSAERDKLEQTLGSERRMSTLLKKEIREAAELYGDERRSPVVERLEAKALSEKDLIPSESVTVVLSEKGWARVAKGHDIDAEGLNYRAGDSYKASAKGRSNQPAVFLDSSGRAFATDAHSLPSARSQGEPMTGRFNLAAGTNFEHVVMGEEQSLYLMATDGGYGFIAEFNDLVSKNKNGKALVSIPKGAELMAPITVGDVATDRCMAISNEGRMLIFPLRDLPKLAKGKGNKIISIPSAKVQAREEFVKVLAAIPDGCAVTLHAGKRKLTLKPSDLEHYYGERGRRGNKLPRGLQRVDGFEIEFNGQGATDLQDNEQSSDES; from the coding sequence ATGACAGATCCGCAAACCCTGTCTTTGCAGGGGATTGAACAACTGGCGATGGGCCGCTTCACAGAAGACGCCTATCTCAATTACTCCATGTATGTGATCATGGACCGGGCCTTGCCGCATATTGGCGACGGTCTGAAGCCAGTACAAAGGCGTATTGTGTATGCCATGAGTGAGCTGGGCCTGTCGGCCGCGGCTAAGTATAAAAAATCTGCCCGTACTGTGGGTGATGTGTTGGGTAAATACCACCCACACGGTGACAGCGCCTGTTACGAAGCCATGGTGTTGATGGCGCAGCCGTTTTCTTATCGTTACCCGCTGATCGACGGTCAGGGTAACTGGGGTGCTGCTGACGACCCTAAATCGTTTGCGGCAATGCGTTATACCGAAGCGCGCTTGTCTAAATTCTCAGAAGTGCTTTTGAAAGAGCTGGGTCAGGGCACTGTTGACTGGATCCCGAACTTTGACGGCACGATGAACGAGCCTATGGTGCTGCCGGCACGGTTGCCGCACATTCTGCTCAACGGTGTTACCGGGATTGCCGTGGGCATGGCCACAGACATTCCACCGCACAATGTGCGCGAGCTGGCCGAAGCCTGCTGCACTTTGCTGGATAAGCCAAAAACCACTTTGGAAGAAGTACTAGAGATGGTTCAGGCACCGGATTATCCGACCGAAGCGGAGATCATCACACCAAAAGCTGAGATCCAGAAGATTTACACCACCGGACGTGGTTCTATCAAGATGCGTGCGGTGTATGAAGAAGATCAGGGCGAAGTGGTGATCACTGCGCTGCCTCATCAGGTGTCTGGTGGCAAAGTGCTGGAGCAGATTGCTGCACAGATGACTGCCAAGAAGCTGCCTATGGTTGCCGATTTGCGCGATGAATCAGACCATGAAAACCCCACCCGCATAGTGGTGGTACCGCGCTCAAATCGCGTCAAAGTTGAGCCCTTAATGGCGCACCTGTTTGCCACCACAGATCTGGAAAAGAACTACCGGGTTAACCTCAATATGATTGGCCTGGATGGTCGTCCTCAGGTTAAAGACTTGCGTACTATCCTGGCTGAGTGGTTGGTGTTCCGTCGCGATACGGTGCGTCGTCGCTTGCAGCATCGCCTCGATAAGGTGTTGGCACGTTTGCATATTCTTGAAGGTTTAATGATTGCCTTTTTGAATATCGACGAAGTGATTGAGATCATTCGTACCGAAGACAAACCAAAAGAAGAGCTAATGAACCGCTTTGGGTTGTCGGACAAGCAGGCTGAAGCCATTTTGGACTTAAAGCTTCGTCACTTGGCCAAGCTTGAAGAAATGAAGATCCGCGGCGAGCAGGATGAACTGAGCGCTGAGCGCGATAAGCTGGAGCAGACCCTGGGTTCTGAGCGCAGAATGTCGACGCTGCTGAAAAAAGAAATTCGCGAAGCCGCTGAGCTATACGGCGATGAGCGTCGTTCACCGGTTGTTGAACGTCTTGAAGCCAAAGCTTTGAGCGAAAAAGATCTGATCCCGTCAGAATCAGTCACTGTGGTGCTGTCTGAAAAAGGCTGGGCCCGGGTTGCTAAAGGCCACGATATTGATGCCGAAGGGCTCAATTACCGCGCCGGGGACAGCTATAAAGCGTCGGCCAAAGGCCGCAGTAATCAGCCTGCGGTGTTCCTCGACAGCTCCGGCCGGGCATTTGCCACCGATGCGCATAGTCTGCCATCCGCCCGTAGCCAGGGGGAGCCGATGACAGGTCGCTTTAATCTGGCAGCGGGTACTAATTTTGAACATGTGGTGATGGGCGAAGAGCAGTCGCTCTACCTGATGGCCACTGATGGGGGTTATGGCTTTATTGCCGAGTTTAACGACCTGGTCAGTAAAAACAAAAACGGTAAGGCCCTGGTTAGTATCCCGAAAGGGGCTGAGCTGATGGCCCCGATCACCGTTGGCGATGTGGCCACCGATCGTTGTATGGCCATTTCTAACGAAGGCCGGATGTTGATCTTCCCATTGCGTGATTTGCCCAAGCTGGCCAAAGGTAAAGGGAATAAGATCATCTCGATCCCAAGTGCCAAAGTCCAGGCCCGTGAGGAGTTTGTAAAAGTGCTTGCAGCAATACCTGATGGCTGCGCCGTGACCTTACATGCTGGTAAGCGCAAACTCACGCTCAAACCCAGCGACCTGGAGCACTACTATGGTGAACGCGGTCGTCGTGGTAACAAGCTGCCCAGAGGCCTGCAACGGGTTGACGGATTTGAAATTGAATTCAATGGTCAGGGTGCCACAGACCTGCAAGACAACGAGCAGTCATCAGACGAGTCTTAA
- a CDS encoding YqiA/YcfP family alpha/beta fold hydrolase, whose translation MARKLIYIHGFNSSEQSFKAQQLGRWLGQQAFTCRYLTPRLHYDPAIAIMQLEQLIDPDTALIGSSLGGYYATYLVQQHGLRAVVVNPAVRPFELLHDYLGPQYNPYQQQHYTLTHQHVATLRQLYVESLHSPENILLLQQSGDEVLPYQQAVNYFSASPGHIEFGGDHSFMGFERYFETLVRFLNITNTSEENQIQL comes from the coding sequence ATGGCTCGAAAATTAATTTATATTCATGGTTTTAACAGCTCAGAGCAGTCCTTCAAAGCGCAACAGTTAGGGCGCTGGCTTGGACAGCAAGCGTTTACGTGTCGCTATCTGACGCCGCGTTTACACTACGATCCGGCGATTGCCATTATGCAGCTTGAGCAATTAATAGACCCAGACACCGCGCTGATTGGTAGCTCCCTGGGTGGCTATTACGCAACTTATCTGGTGCAGCAGCATGGTTTGCGCGCTGTGGTTGTGAACCCGGCGGTGAGGCCATTTGAATTGTTGCATGATTATCTCGGTCCTCAGTATAATCCTTACCAGCAACAGCATTACACGCTGACGCACCAACATGTTGCAACTTTGCGTCAGCTCTACGTTGAGTCACTGCACTCACCAGAAAATATTTTATTGCTACAACAAAGCGGCGATGAAGTGTTACCCTATCAACAGGCAGTGAACTACTTCAGCGCCAGCCCTGGCCACATTGAATTTGGCGGGGACCATAGTTTTATGGGTTTTGAGCGTTACTTTGAGACCCTAGTCAGGTTTCTTAACATCACCAACACAAGCGAAGAAAATCAGATCCAATTATGA
- the parE gene encoding DNA topoisomerase IV subunit B yields MSQQNYNAEAIEVLNGLEPVKRRPGMYTDTTRPNHLGQEVIDNSVDEALAGHASKIDVILHEDNSLQVIDDGRGMPVDIHPEEGIPGVELILTKLHAGGKFSNKNYQFSGGLHGVGISVVNALSTRVEITVKRDAQVYQMAFEHGDKVEDLEVTGTVGKRNTGTSVQFWPDASYFDSANFSLSKLNYLLKAKAVLCPGLRIRFINKQTKETQEWCYESGLEDYLKDSAKGYETLPQSPFVGSFSGSTEGVDWALHWLPEGGESITESYVNLIPTAQGGTHVNGLRQGLLEAMREFCEFRNLLPRGVKLTPDDVWDKCSYVLSVKMQDPQFAGQTKEKLSSRSCATFVSGIVKDAFSLWLNEHTDTAEALAELCISNAQKRMRAAKKVVRKKVTSGPALPGKLTDCSGSETERSELFLVEGDSAGGSAKQARDREFQAIMPLRGKILNTWEVDSGQILASQEVHDISVALGIDPDSEDLSALRYGKVCILADADSDGLHIATLLCALFVKHFPELVRRGHVYVAMPPLFRIDVGKEVFYALDEDEKRGILDRIEAEKKRGKVNVQRFKGLGEMNPMQLRETTMDPNTRRLVQLTLDEPEETLEVMDMLLAKKRAGDRKSWLEQHGDKAEV; encoded by the coding sequence ATGAGTCAGCAGAATTATAATGCCGAAGCCATTGAGGTGTTGAATGGCCTGGAGCCGGTGAAACGCCGACCTGGCATGTATACCGACACCACACGGCCGAATCACCTCGGCCAGGAAGTGATAGATAACAGTGTCGATGAAGCCCTGGCCGGTCATGCCAGCAAGATCGATGTGATCCTGCATGAAGATAACTCGCTGCAGGTGATCGACGATGGCCGCGGCATGCCCGTGGATATTCACCCTGAAGAAGGGATCCCAGGTGTTGAACTGATCCTGACCAAGTTGCACGCTGGTGGTAAATTCTCTAATAAAAACTATCAATTTTCCGGTGGTCTGCACGGGGTAGGTATCTCGGTAGTGAATGCCTTATCGACCCGGGTTGAGATCACGGTTAAGCGCGATGCTCAGGTGTATCAGATGGCCTTTGAGCACGGCGACAAAGTCGAAGACTTAGAAGTCACAGGCACGGTTGGTAAACGCAATACCGGTACGTCAGTTCAGTTTTGGCCTGACGCCAGCTATTTTGATTCTGCTAACTTCTCGCTCAGCAAGCTCAATTACCTGCTGAAAGCCAAAGCGGTATTGTGTCCTGGCCTGCGTATTCGTTTTATCAATAAACAAACCAAAGAAACGCAGGAGTGGTGCTACGAGTCGGGTCTGGAAGATTACTTAAAAGACAGTGCAAAAGGCTATGAGACCTTGCCACAAAGCCCGTTTGTGGGCAGCTTTAGTGGCTCAACCGAAGGGGTTGACTGGGCATTACACTGGTTGCCTGAGGGCGGCGAGTCCATTACCGAAAGCTATGTGAATCTGATCCCAACTGCGCAAGGCGGAACACACGTCAACGGCCTGCGTCAGGGTCTGCTGGAAGCCATGCGTGAGTTTTGCGAATTCCGTAACCTGTTGCCACGCGGCGTGAAACTGACCCCGGACGATGTCTGGGACAAGTGTAGCTATGTATTGTCGGTGAAAATGCAGGATCCGCAATTTGCCGGCCAAACCAAAGAAAAGCTGTCATCGCGCTCTTGCGCTACGTTTGTCTCGGGCATTGTGAAAGATGCCTTCAGTCTGTGGCTGAATGAGCACACCGACACCGCTGAAGCCCTGGCTGAGTTGTGCATCAGCAATGCGCAGAAACGCATGCGAGCAGCTAAAAAAGTGGTGCGTAAAAAGGTCACCAGTGGCCCGGCATTACCCGGTAAACTGACTGACTGTTCTGGCTCAGAAACCGAGCGCTCCGAGTTGTTTCTGGTGGAAGGGGACTCGGCGGGCGGTTCAGCCAAACAGGCGCGCGATCGTGAGTTTCAGGCCATCATGCCGTTGCGGGGTAAAATCCTGAACACCTGGGAAGTTGATTCCGGGCAGATTTTGGCTTCACAGGAAGTTCACGACATCTCAGTGGCTTTAGGCATAGATCCGGATTCCGAAGATCTGTCAGCGCTGCGCTATGGCAAAGTCTGTATTTTGGCCGATGCTGACTCCGACGGACTCCATATCGCTACTTTGCTGTGTGCCTTGTTCGTTAAACACTTTCCGGAGCTGGTACGTCGTGGTCATGTGTATGTGGCCATGCCACCACTGTTCCGTATCGATGTTGGTAAAGAGGTGTTCTATGCGCTGGACGAAGATGAAAAGCGCGGCATATTAGATCGCATTGAAGCAGAGAAAAAGCGCGGTAAAGTCAATGTTCAGCGCTTTAAAGGATTGGGTGAAATGAACCCGATGCAGCTGCGCGAAACCACCATGGATCCAAATACCCGCCGTCTGGTGCAACTGACCCTGGATGAGCCCGAAGAGACGCTCGAAGTGATGGACATGCTACTGGCGAAGAAGCGTGCCGGCGACAGAAAGAGCTGGCTGGAACAACATGGTGATAAAGCAGAAGTCTAA
- a CDS encoding serine hydrolase domain-containing protein — protein MRTATIKPNKATLTTLISAALFGLASHTMAASDTTVTNTTTPIAAHTASHTLDTHIEQLLAEHHLPGLVLMVKHQNKLVHYNAYGKVNVKKAKPMTKDALFRIFSMSKPITSVALLQLVDSGQIALTDDIRKFLPELDVLEVDGQPHTVTIHHLLSHTAGFGYGGGLKSWIDIRYLLANPLSRGNTLDEMIDDLSGIDLKFTPGERFEYSIASDIQGAIIEKVSGLPLDTYLTRHLFEPLNMQDTHFAVPKGSEHRLVDMYEYDATTFEEAYVFNKDKILFSEEGADSDYLNKPVLLSGGGGLVSTAQDYSNFVSMLSNQGKFNGQTLLSKHLVNTMLSTKTQGLDTHFMPRVYKGVGFGYGVGIKETAGDLRQKGTFFWGGMGGTIFWSDPKSQLEVVAMMQVEDGWVALEKWLIPHIYTLIDAPQMRAQIAKTEL, from the coding sequence ATGCGTACAGCAACTATCAAACCAAACAAAGCCACACTGACAACACTGATCTCTGCGGCACTCTTTGGCCTGGCATCACATACAATGGCGGCGTCTGACACCACAGTTACCAATACTACAACACCAATCGCAGCGCACACGGCCTCACACACGCTCGATACACACATAGAGCAATTACTCGCTGAGCACCACTTACCGGGATTAGTGTTGATGGTGAAGCACCAAAACAAACTGGTACATTACAACGCGTACGGCAAAGTCAACGTCAAGAAAGCCAAGCCAATGACAAAAGATGCGCTGTTCCGTATTTTTTCAATGAGTAAACCCATCACGTCAGTGGCTTTGTTACAGCTGGTCGACAGCGGCCAAATCGCTTTAACAGATGATATTCGCAAATTTTTACCTGAATTGGATGTGCTCGAAGTCGATGGACAACCACATACGGTCACCATCCATCACTTACTCTCACATACCGCAGGATTTGGTTATGGCGGTGGGCTAAAAAGCTGGATTGATATTCGCTATTTATTAGCGAACCCACTGAGCCGCGGCAATACCCTGGACGAGATGATTGACGACCTGTCTGGCATAGACCTCAAATTTACGCCGGGGGAGCGCTTTGAGTATTCGATTGCCAGTGACATTCAGGGTGCCATTATCGAAAAAGTATCGGGCCTGCCTTTAGATACCTATCTGACGCGCCACCTTTTTGAGCCGTTAAACATGCAAGACACCCATTTCGCAGTGCCAAAGGGCAGCGAACACCGGCTGGTTGATATGTATGAGTATGACGCGACCACCTTTGAAGAAGCCTATGTATTCAACAAAGACAAAATTCTCTTTAGCGAAGAAGGCGCAGATAGCGACTATTTAAACAAACCGGTGTTACTCTCGGGTGGTGGCGGGCTGGTTTCAACAGCACAAGATTACAGTAACTTCGTTTCCATGCTTTCAAATCAGGGGAAGTTTAATGGCCAGACCCTGTTATCAAAGCACTTGGTTAACACTATGCTCAGTACTAAAACGCAGGGTCTGGATACCCACTTTATGCCCAGGGTATACAAAGGCGTGGGTTTTGGTTACGGTGTAGGAATTAAGGAAACAGCTGGCGATCTTCGTCAGAAAGGCACCTTCTTTTGGGGTGGCATGGGCGGTACCATATTTTGGAGCGACCCAAAATCTCAGCTTGAAGTGGTCGCAATGATGCAGGTAGAAGACGGCTGGGTGGCACTCGAAAAGTGGTTAATCCCCCACATTTATACCCTGATTGACGCACCTCAAATGCGTGCTCAAATCGCTAAAACCGAGTTATAA